A stretch of the Photobacterium sp. CCB-ST2H9 genome encodes the following:
- a CDS encoding flagellar hook-basal body complex protein FliE, translating into MKVEAISGDLLKSLQSEALSGTQQNIQVNQANFTDQLASIDERILAVSKGEKIELHELMIDIERAKLSLEYSVALRDKLIDAYKEVTRMQV; encoded by the coding sequence ATGAAAGTTGAAGCAATTTCGGGGGATTTACTGAAATCGCTCCAGAGTGAAGCCTTATCCGGCACTCAGCAGAATATTCAGGTGAATCAAGCAAATTTTACCGACCAGCTTGCCAGTATTGATGAGCGTATTCTTGCTGTATCAAAAGGTGAAAAAATTGAGTTGCATGAGTTGATGATTGATATCGAGCGCGCAAAGCTCAGCTTGGAATATTCAGTTGCATTGAGAGATAAACTGATCGATGCATATAAAGAAGTCACCAGAATGCAAGTGTAG
- a CDS encoding flagellar basal body L-ring protein FlgH, translated as MTKNRDIRMLVVVLSMVSAFPVRAIEFDIDHYRASWADQRAYKVGDIVTILIAENAKASSSAGIDADNRHKIGVSNDFRGEQFNLDAGLRSEMANDASTSRRGSISATITARIIGIDPYGLLKVQGSQYVTVNGEEQQITLSGFIRPDDLSPQNAIISSRIESAQIELSGIGEVNDNRKPSIFRSLFRWLGF; from the coding sequence GTGACAAAAAATCGAGACATCCGGATGCTGGTGGTCGTGCTCAGTATGGTGAGTGCTTTCCCGGTCCGGGCCATTGAATTCGACATTGATCATTACAGGGCGAGCTGGGCTGACCAACGCGCTTATAAAGTCGGGGATATTGTCACTATTTTAATTGCGGAAAATGCGAAAGCGTCATCGTCTGCCGGCATTGATGCGGATAACAGGCATAAGATTGGGGTCAGTAATGACTTCAGAGGTGAGCAATTCAATTTAGATGCCGGGCTGCGGAGTGAAATGGCAAATGACGCCAGCACTTCACGGCGGGGGAGTATCAGCGCCACGATCACGGCCAGAATCATAGGAATTGATCCCTATGGCTTGCTCAAAGTTCAGGGTTCTCAGTATGTGACGGTTAACGGAGAAGAGCAACAAATCACACTCAGTGGTTTTATTCGTCCGGATGATCTCAGCCCACAGAATGCAATCATTTCTTCCCGGATTGAATCGGCCCAAATCGAATTGAGCGGTATTGGTGAAGTCAATGATAACCGGAAACCAAGCATATTCCGTTCTTTGTTCAGATGGCTGGGTTTTTAA
- a CDS encoding flagellar M-ring protein FliF C-terminal domain-containing protein, with product MEFNQRGKVLLAVGVAVISLAAIFVYFLVLNKDYELVFAEQPPEQLAKVATSLENAGMKFQYPESGQGILIEKSKLAEARVQLSKDQVFQSDITGLEIFGEAQHAMSDFYQKINYQRAIQGELEKSLLTIQGVSSARVHLAIPRERTFSQNKTPVKAAVTLTLSASEPVNQRALVATVKQLVSNSVINLEPENVSVLNSNGLILSGGVPSLDENASFGIKKEIEQDIEAKVIQLLSAYFEASQIGVSAWATVNNDKIKESSEGLESAEAPVVTKRVTETTQGSKNKPKSTVLNEEFSYKSVKRDIDYQRGKLERLTVSVMIPESEYFTKDVLQNLLRTAIGINETRGDQLSVALIPVEALQPEAAVQEIRPALEASSSLNAETDAHSQTQSQSQLGALPDTEQPWLWGSVGAFVLLLIAFQHGLYRRKLSLKRDEEAMILKDVSLWLEGRELEQNTQL from the coding sequence ATGGAATTTAATCAAAGAGGAAAAGTCCTACTGGCTGTAGGCGTGGCAGTGATTTCTCTGGCTGCAATATTTGTTTATTTTCTGGTTTTGAATAAAGACTATGAACTTGTTTTTGCCGAACAGCCTCCTGAACAGCTGGCCAAAGTTGCGACAAGTCTTGAGAATGCCGGAATGAAATTTCAGTATCCGGAATCGGGACAGGGCATTTTGATCGAGAAGAGTAAACTTGCCGAAGCAAGAGTACAACTCTCGAAAGACCAGGTGTTTCAGAGTGATATTACCGGGCTGGAAATTTTTGGTGAAGCGCAGCATGCCATGTCTGACTTTTACCAGAAAATTAATTATCAGCGCGCCATTCAGGGGGAACTGGAAAAATCACTGCTGACGATTCAGGGCGTTTCTTCGGCTCGGGTCCACCTGGCGATTCCGCGAGAGCGAACTTTTTCACAAAATAAAACTCCGGTGAAAGCTGCAGTCACGTTAACGCTTTCGGCATCTGAACCGGTGAATCAAAGAGCGCTGGTTGCGACAGTGAAACAGCTGGTGTCGAATTCTGTGATTAATCTGGAACCGGAAAATGTCTCGGTACTGAACAGCAATGGTCTGATTCTGTCTGGCGGTGTGCCGTCACTGGATGAAAACGCTAGCTTTGGTATCAAGAAAGAGATTGAACAGGACATTGAAGCAAAAGTGATCCAGTTGCTCTCCGCTTATTTTGAGGCTTCGCAGATCGGTGTGTCTGCGTGGGCAACGGTGAACAATGACAAAATCAAAGAGTCGTCTGAGGGGCTTGAATCTGCTGAAGCACCGGTGGTGACCAAACGGGTCACTGAAACAACTCAGGGCAGTAAAAATAAGCCGAAGTCGACCGTGCTGAATGAGGAATTCAGTTATAAATCTGTGAAGCGGGATATTGATTATCAGCGCGGAAAACTTGAGCGTCTGACGGTCAGCGTGATGATTCCGGAGTCTGAATATTTCACGAAAGACGTGTTGCAGAACCTGCTTCGTACCGCGATTGGCATCAATGAAACTCGTGGCGATCAATTGTCGGTGGCATTGATCCCGGTTGAGGCGCTTCAGCCGGAAGCCGCAGTGCAGGAGATTCGTCCTGCGCTTGAGGCATCGTCTTCGCTGAATGCTGAAACGGATGCACATAGCCAAACTCAATCTCAATCCCAGCTGGGTGCTTTACCGGATACGGAACAACCCTGGCTCTGGGGTTCTGTCGGTGCTTTCGTACTGCTGTTGATTGCATTCCAGCATGGACTGTATCGGCGTAAGTTGTCGTTAAAGCGGGATGAAGAAGCGATGATTTTGAAAGATGTTTCACTATGGCTGGAGGGGCGTGAACTTGAGCAAAACACTCAACTATAG
- a CDS encoding flagellar hook-basal body protein, translated as MIEALSNAEMALRTQQKYIDMISNNVSNINTPGYKASTPVFNSLLSSTTSVEGAERNLSVGGGVEIKDAIFRFVDGEYKYTASPLDLAIQGNGLLEVELDNGETAYTRVLSLRKLEDGALATVQGHRLAANIIVPPDVEELKVSGDGTVFGKIQGESDMLELGQLELTVFDSFEALKPGSGGVWYQTEAAGKRQYLVPGEDGAGTILQGYTEMSNVNMIDEMVSLMAAQRAYQLNSRVIQASDQILETINNLTR; from the coding sequence ATGATTTCCAACAACGTCTCCAACATTAATACGCCAGGGTATAAAGCGAGTACGCCGGTTTTCAATAGTCTGCTGTCCAGCACTACATCTGTTGAAGGTGCTGAGCGTAATCTTTCGGTTGGTGGCGGTGTTGAAATAAAAGATGCGATCTTTCGATTTGTTGATGGCGAGTATAAGTACACGGCGTCGCCGCTTGATCTGGCGATTCAGGGGAATGGCTTGCTTGAGGTCGAACTGGATAATGGTGAAACCGCCTACACGCGTGTTCTGTCCTTGCGCAAGCTGGAAGATGGCGCACTGGCAACCGTACAAGGACACCGCCTGGCAGCCAATATCATTGTTCCGCCTGATGTTGAAGAACTGAAAGTTTCCGGCGATGGCACGGTGTTCGGAAAGATCCAGGGGGAAAGTGACATGCTTGAACTGGGCCAGCTTGAACTCACTGTTTTCGATTCATTTGAAGCATTAAAACCGGGCTCCGGCGGTGTGTGGTATCAGACGGAGGCAGCCGGAAAAAGACAGTATTTAGTCCCGGGAGAAGACGGTGCGGGCACAATTTTGCAGGGATATACCGAAATGTCGAACGTCAATATGATCGATGAAATGGTGTCTTTGATGGCTGCCCAGAGAGCGTACCAGTTAAATTCAAGAGTTATTCAGGCCAGTGATCAAATCTTAGAAACGATTAATAACTTAACCCGTTAA
- a CDS encoding flagellar basal body rod C-terminal domain-containing protein: MEKLSAIDLMSLSMQIEKQKMETATYNLSIINQSFGDRLSVQRAQKVDVANLPSIDEVISGVRSKEIQVNSQDDGNVVGRVVSYEGGKPVIQYRSDIKIEAQMIHLNDATRAYEASLRLFNMNKEMSSKILQIGSKR; this comes from the coding sequence ATGGAAAAACTGAGTGCGATTGATTTGATGTCTCTATCGATGCAAATTGAAAAGCAGAAAATGGAGACAGCAACTTATAATCTTTCCATTATCAATCAATCTTTTGGCGACCGACTTTCTGTGCAGCGTGCCCAGAAAGTGGATGTCGCAAATTTACCTTCTATTGATGAAGTGATCTCAGGCGTACGCTCGAAAGAAATTCAGGTGAACAGTCAGGATGACGGTAACGTCGTGGGTCGGGTTGTGTCTTATGAAGGCGGAAAGCCTGTCATTCAGTATCGGTCAGACATCAAAATTGAAGCGCAAATGATTCATCTGAACGACGCCACACGGGCCTATGAGGCGAGTCTCAGGCTGTTCAATATGAATAAAGAGATGTCATCGAAAATCCTTCAGATTGGGAGTAAGCGATAA
- a CDS encoding FliM/FliN family flagellar motor C-terminal domain-containing protein: MSVELKKNIESFSEKVSLDTFSNIEVSLDVLIGEIKTDIGSLMNLSAGDILKSDVKISNKIDLNLNGNKIAEGILVEEDGYFALQIVSVSG, encoded by the coding sequence ATGAGCGTTGAACTGAAGAAAAATATTGAATCATTTTCTGAGAAAGTGTCTTTAGATACCTTTTCCAATATAGAGGTCAGCCTTGATGTTTTAATCGGTGAAATTAAAACTGATATCGGCTCTCTGATGAATCTTTCTGCCGGAGATATTCTGAAATCGGATGTGAAAATCTCAAACAAGATCGATCTGAACCTGAACGGAAATAAAATCGCTGAAGGGATTCTGGTGGAAGAAGACGGCTACTTTGCATTACAAATTGTGAGTGTCAGCGGATGA
- a CDS encoding flagellar hook assembly protein FlgD, producing MAIPPVGSVTQSQSATQLNAALGQDDFIKLFMSQLKAQDPLEPVNNQDFLAQMAQFSLLESSRMANEELSQIRQLVESTQGVGLMGKFAETQSANGSILGEVVSVGFTQNGTVVSLKIKDENGQDYYVNDLPVTKLSRIYSGE from the coding sequence ATGGCGATACCACCCGTGGGTAGCGTAACGCAATCCCAATCTGCGACACAGCTGAATGCTGCGCTCGGACAAGACGATTTTATTAAATTGTTCATGTCTCAGTTGAAGGCACAGGATCCGTTGGAGCCGGTCAATAATCAGGACTTTCTGGCACAGATGGCCCAGTTTTCATTGCTTGAATCCAGCCGGATGGCCAATGAAGAATTAAGCCAAATCAGGCAACTGGTTGAATCGACGCAAGGCGTCGGTCTGATGGGAAAGTTTGCTGAAACACAATCAGCCAACGGCAGTATTTTAGGTGAAGTTGTTTCCGTCGGATTTACACAAAATGGCACTGTCGTCAGCCTGAAGATTAAAGATGAAAATGGTCAGGATTATTATGTCAATGACCTGCCTGTTACGAAATTAAGCCGGATTTATTCTGGCGAATAA
- the flgI gene encoding flagellar basal body P-ring protein FlgI has translation MQAALIAATCFFTVNAFAAETYVRLKDIARIEGDRDNALIGYGLVVGLAGSGDSRRSKSTIRSISNTLREFGLIVADDDINSRNVAAVMVTSEVGSFSERGDRIDVAVSAIGDARSLIGGTLLLTPLEAIDGKTYAVAQGQISVGGYKFEQFGNTEQKNHPTVGIVPKGGTIERENTGYLVNKNGKVGIVLREADFGTAINIADAISTLGYQAEAIHSGKVEVSLPATNRNAVVRAIASMESLNVLASQKALIIVNERTGTIVSGGDVQVNSLTIAHGNLELSIRTQYSVSQPQDVIIGRHIEGNNSKTVVVPDTNISVKDDNAKVAHFSQTTTIFTLVSELRRLGLSTRDIIVILQAADKAGAINGKLILQ, from the coding sequence ATGCAAGCCGCGCTTATCGCCGCAACCTGCTTTTTTACAGTGAATGCCTTTGCGGCAGAAACCTATGTTCGTCTGAAAGACATTGCCCGCATTGAAGGTGATCGGGACAACGCTCTGATTGGCTACGGCCTGGTTGTTGGTCTGGCCGGCAGCGGCGATTCAAGGCGGAGTAAGTCGACTATCCGCAGTATTTCAAACACGCTGCGCGAGTTTGGTCTGATCGTAGCAGATGATGACATCAACAGCAGAAACGTTGCTGCGGTGATGGTAACCAGTGAGGTCGGGAGTTTTTCAGAACGCGGGGACAGGATTGATGTTGCGGTGTCTGCGATTGGGGATGCGAGAAGTCTGATCGGCGGCACACTCTTACTCACCCCTTTAGAAGCCATTGACGGGAAAACCTATGCCGTTGCTCAGGGGCAGATTTCTGTCGGGGGCTATAAGTTTGAACAGTTCGGGAATACGGAGCAAAAGAACCATCCGACCGTGGGGATCGTCCCTAAAGGCGGGACGATAGAGCGAGAGAATACGGGTTATCTGGTGAACAAAAACGGCAAAGTGGGCATTGTGCTGCGTGAAGCCGACTTTGGCACTGCAATTAACATCGCTGATGCGATCTCAACGCTCGGATATCAGGCGGAAGCCATCCATTCCGGCAAAGTAGAGGTGAGTTTACCTGCGACGAACCGTAACGCGGTTGTTCGTGCCATCGCCAGCATGGAGTCGCTGAATGTGCTGGCGTCCCAGAAAGCTCTGATTATCGTGAATGAACGAACCGGTACCATCGTTTCCGGTGGTGATGTGCAGGTGAATTCACTGACGATAGCGCACGGCAATCTGGAGCTGAGTATTCGTACGCAATACAGTGTCAGCCAGCCGCAGGATGTCATTATCGGGCGCCATATTGAAGGAAATAACAGCAAGACGGTTGTCGTACCGGATACCAATATCAGTGTGAAGGATGATAACGCCAAAGTTGCTCACTTCAGCCAGACAACCACCATATTTACCCTGGTCAGTGAACTGAGAAGACTGGGTTTATCGACGCGGGACATCATTGTGATTTTGCAGGCAGCCGATAAAGCGGGTGCGATTAATGGCAAATTAATTCTCCAATAA
- the fliP gene encoding flagellar type III secretion system pore protein FliP (The bacterial flagellar biogenesis protein FliP forms a type III secretion system (T3SS)-type pore required for flagellar assembly.) yields the protein MDIDLTHPIVQSFFLLTASAFIPVLLVSATCFTRYVIVISLLRTALGLQQTPPNIVVISIALFMSIFTMAPVYQDVKSVSYDKYLSGDITQQEAIEKGIDTFSEFLISKTSEKDYYFVKSLNSQQTENETLLELTTLIPAFMLSELKAAFQFAFVIFLPFLLIDLIVASVLMALGMIMLPPISISLPIKLLIFVLIDGWTLLVGSLIRGF from the coding sequence ATGGATATCGATCTTACGCATCCAATTGTTCAGTCATTTTTCTTATTAACTGCTTCGGCTTTTATACCTGTGCTCTTGGTATCCGCAACCTGTTTTACCAGATATGTCATCGTTATTTCTCTGTTACGAACAGCTTTGGGACTACAACAAACACCACCCAATATTGTTGTGATTTCAATTGCGCTGTTCATGAGTATTTTTACCATGGCGCCAGTGTATCAGGATGTAAAATCCGTCTCTTACGATAAGTATCTGTCTGGTGATATCACTCAGCAGGAAGCGATTGAAAAAGGGATTGACACATTTTCTGAGTTTTTGATTTCAAAGACTTCAGAGAAGGATTACTACTTTGTAAAAAGTCTGAACAGTCAGCAGACAGAGAATGAGACATTACTGGAACTGACCACTCTGATTCCAGCTTTTATGCTGAGTGAGCTGAAGGCCGCGTTTCAATTTGCATTTGTGATTTTCTTACCTTTTCTCCTGATCGACCTCATCGTTGCAAGTGTCCTGATGGCCTTGGGTATGATCATGTTGCCGCCCATTTCCATATCACTTCCGATTAAGTTGCTCATTTTCGTTTTGATTGATGGTTGGACTTTACTGGTTGGAAGCCTGATCAGAGGCTTTTGA
- a CDS encoding flagellar hook-basal body complex protein: protein MFQSFYNGLSGMQTSSKALDIVSDNVANMQTPGFKAKDVFMTSVNGGGKGLGSQVAESGHRYTNGEVAQTGNNTDVFLDGRALFALKDGGNYYYTRAGMFTLNDQGVLVDRLSGFEVVGIDDAGRLSPIQVGSNDVIPAVPSTSVSIKGEISTKDTSVELEKVHYVASDGSHQQLSVSLEYDEASESWAVSVKDSDGNEVGTGSLEFDLGGTLKVGKNEVAATLEDGQALKIKFGEAGSLAGVTLRNENEESSLSLDAVDGSGESPFSDISLTNDGRVVLQYGNGEQREIGTIGVAKVENYSHFRVKEGHLLETQEKPEILQIGRGLDANLIAGAIELSNVDLAQEFGDMMVIQRSYQASSRVMSVSNQLIEQLYNSTGS from the coding sequence ATGTTTCAGTCTTTTTATAATGGCTTGTCCGGAATGCAGACAAGCTCAAAGGCGCTGGATATTGTCAGTGATAACGTCGCGAATATGCAGACGCCGGGTTTTAAAGCCAAAGATGTATTTATGACGAGCGTGAATGGTGGCGGCAAAGGATTAGGTTCTCAGGTTGCGGAGTCCGGTCACCGATACACCAATGGCGAAGTCGCACAAACCGGAAATAATACGGATGTGTTTCTTGATGGCCGGGCATTATTTGCGCTCAAAGATGGCGGTAATTATTACTACACCCGGGCGGGAATGTTCACGCTCAATGACCAGGGGGTTCTGGTTGACCGGCTCTCCGGATTTGAAGTTGTCGGCATTGATGATGCCGGACGCCTGAGTCCGATTCAGGTCGGTTCAAATGATGTGATTCCTGCGGTTCCCAGTACGTCGGTCTCGATTAAAGGCGAGATTTCGACCAAAGATACCAGCGTCGAGTTAGAAAAGGTCCACTACGTCGCCAGTGATGGCAGCCATCAGCAGCTCAGCGTGTCTCTTGAATATGATGAAGCTTCAGAGAGCTGGGCGGTCAGTGTGAAAGATTCAGACGGTAATGAAGTGGGGACAGGCAGCCTGGAGTTCGACCTTGGCGGGACACTGAAGGTCGGAAAAAATGAAGTGGCTGCGACGCTCGAGGATGGGCAGGCGCTCAAGATTAAATTTGGGGAAGCGGGATCATTAGCCGGCGTGACGCTCCGAAATGAAAATGAAGAGTCCAGCCTCAGCCTTGATGCGGTGGATGGTTCTGGCGAGTCACCTTTTTCAGACATCAGTCTGACCAATGATGGCCGGGTGGTTCTGCAATACGGCAACGGCGAACAAAGAGAGATTGGCACCATTGGTGTCGCGAAAGTGGAAAACTATAGCCATTTTCGTGTGAAAGAGGGCCATCTTCTGGAAACGCAGGAAAAACCGGAAATCTTGCAGATTGGCCGCGGACTGGATGCAAATCTGATTGCCGGGGCCATCGAATTATCGAACGTAGATTTGGCGCAGGAGTTTGGCGATATGATGGTGATTCAGCGATCCTACCAGGCCAGCTCCCGCGTTATGAGTGTGTCGAATCAACTGATTGAACAACTTTATAACAGCACGGGAAGTTAA
- the flgA gene encoding flagellar basal body P-ring formation chaperone FlgA yields the protein MIQQIFSVSLVFILFSPGAFAGLKEPLSYLSDYLFTQGYDNFVINKAGAHPDIDDGYQFQKIECRFEIHRCRVVVEHPSAEGHVKTQSLWYIISSQQLGWEAKRNIRQGEAISDDDFIWRMTDAFSCKNQLAKTDDMTRKPVAVRKIKSGQALCEYDLEKGMDVQKGDFITLVSRSDSFEITLKVKALSKGNRGETVKVRIPGSGTMLDAAVVSSGKVELVR from the coding sequence ATGATTCAACAAATATTTTCTGTAAGTCTGGTTTTCATTTTATTTTCTCCCGGTGCATTTGCCGGTTTAAAAGAACCGCTGAGTTATCTTTCTGATTATTTATTTACGCAAGGCTACGATAATTTCGTCATCAATAAAGCGGGCGCGCATCCGGACATTGATGATGGATATCAGTTTCAGAAGATTGAATGTCGTTTTGAAATTCATCGCTGCCGGGTCGTTGTTGAACATCCATCGGCTGAGGGGCACGTGAAAACACAGTCACTGTGGTACATCATCAGCAGTCAGCAGTTAGGCTGGGAAGCAAAACGCAATATCAGGCAGGGAGAGGCCATCAGCGATGATGATTTCATCTGGCGTATGACAGATGCATTTTCCTGTAAGAATCAATTAGCCAAAACAGATGATATGACCCGGAAACCCGTTGCGGTGAGAAAAATAAAATCGGGTCAGGCCTTATGTGAATATGACCTGGAAAAAGGAATGGATGTTCAGAAAGGTGATTTTATCACTCTGGTCAGCCGTTCAGATTCATTCGAGATCACGTTGAAAGTCAAGGCATTATCCAAGGGAAACAGAGGGGAAACGGTGAAAGTCAGAATTCCCGGTTCGGGAACAATGCTTGATGCAGCGGTCGTCTCTTCAGGAAAAGTGGAGTTAGTCAGGTGA
- a CDS encoding sigma-70 family RNA polymerase sigma factor gives MKHKYNHEIDFDDYRNIAVIALYDALSHFDARKGSLKSYCFTYMYHEINRCLMKSNSYLFKKVSIHAEDVSGTDMIEESPGFYTLSARLNGNRDEEEHDEAAAFIYIDRYFSELSHDKQKVIVEHYFNAVSLKELAARMRRTPSRISQIHQSALKELSKKLNS, from the coding sequence ATGAAACATAAATATAATCACGAGATTGATTTTGATGATTACAGGAATATCGCCGTCATCGCACTTTATGATGCCTTGAGCCATTTTGATGCCAGAAAAGGTTCATTGAAATCCTACTGTTTTACGTATATGTATCATGAAATCAACCGGTGTCTGATGAAGTCAAACAGTTATCTCTTTAAGAAAGTCAGTATTCATGCTGAAGATGTTTCCGGCACAGATATGATTGAGGAATCTCCTGGTTTTTATACTTTGTCTGCCAGGTTGAATGGTAACAGAGATGAGGAGGAACATGATGAGGCGGCAGCATTCATTTATATTGACAGATACTTCTCAGAACTCAGTCATGATAAGCAGAAAGTTATCGTAGAACATTATTTTAACGCAGTTTCACTGAAAGAATTAGCGGCCCGGATGAGACGCACGCCTTCAAGAATCTCTCAAATTCATCAGAGTGCGCTGAAAGAACTCAGCAAAAAGTTAAATTCATAG
- a CDS encoding FliM/FliN family flagellar motor switch protein produces MNSPQIQLNHDVISDYLLASFQRAFQALGSHACLSVERRNPAQVKTADMYTSGFHDLPGVELFYNADFASLLMRRRFGDKVNPSAHEDPFARHVIQHWLLDWFKKEELLWDASEQDDQSACFRFCAGEAEILLSLSQSVQKRILTQKLSLDLKKRPDQRQVLSALADSPVKLSIELPIITTTVEKVRLLKQGDVLKTNRKINDGLILKLDHQVISNHVFVSFENGEASLIVGSVADER; encoded by the coding sequence ATGAACAGTCCGCAAATTCAGCTCAATCATGATGTCATTTCAGATTATCTGCTTGCTTCGTTTCAACGGGCATTTCAAGCGTTAGGCAGTCATGCCTGTTTATCCGTAGAAAGAAGAAATCCCGCTCAAGTGAAGACGGCGGATATGTACACGTCGGGATTTCATGATCTTCCGGGTGTGGAGCTGTTCTATAACGCTGATTTTGCGTCTTTGCTGATGCGCAGAAGATTTGGCGACAAGGTGAATCCCTCAGCTCATGAAGACCCGTTTGCACGACATGTGATTCAACACTGGCTCCTCGACTGGTTTAAAAAAGAGGAACTGCTGTGGGATGCTTCAGAGCAAGATGATCAATCGGCCTGTTTTCGGTTTTGTGCTGGCGAAGCTGAAATCCTGTTGAGTTTATCTCAGTCTGTTCAGAAGCGGATTCTGACACAGAAGCTGTCACTGGATTTAAAGAAACGGCCGGATCAGCGCCAGGTTTTGTCGGCTCTTGCTGATTCTCCTGTGAAATTATCCATTGAATTACCGATAATTACGACAACGGTTGAAAAGGTTCGCCTGTTAAAGCAGGGAGATGTTCTAAAAACGAATCGAAAAATTAATGATGGTCTGATTCTGAAGTTGGATCATCAGGTCATATCAAATCATGTTTTTGTTTCTTTCGAAAATGGTGAAGCAAGCTTAATTGTTGGGAGTGTTGCAGATGAGCGTTGA
- a CDS encoding FliI/YscN family ATPase, which yields MKSNKWLLTLLDGTTEASVATEYGRVESVSGCFIEASHQGCVVGEEVTIYARSRVVEAEVVSIQGNRCLLAPLTSLEGIGVGNDVEYKKQLPSIELMNNPFGKVLNGFGQVISAQEQETVRETTASNQLMLSTEPAPVSAKEAVTAKMETGARIIDDIFPLGMGQKVGIFAGSGVGKSTLLNKLYQGMQADVKIIAMVGERSREVVDFYQEQMSAGHCDDTILIASTSEDSPSLKRRAVYVSLAYARHFCAQGKNVLFVLDSITRLAHALREIGISRGELPVARGYPPSVFAELPKIVELCGNFKNQGSITSIMSVLVDGDDENEPVTDFMRGVLDGHFILDRKLSNHGLYPSINILKSRSRVMENLFSPDELTFEKKVRSIYSDYSEVDDVVRTGLYQAGTNDEIDKVIAMKRRLDRELYCWKHRIDEEVKHDVLRYE from the coding sequence ATGAAATCGAATAAGTGGCTGCTGACTTTGCTGGATGGGACCACAGAAGCTTCGGTGGCAACTGAATATGGTCGTGTTGAATCCGTATCGGGCTGCTTTATCGAAGCGTCGCACCAGGGCTGTGTGGTGGGTGAGGAAGTCACCATCTACGCCCGGTCCCGTGTTGTCGAAGCGGAAGTCGTTTCGATTCAGGGAAATCGATGCCTGCTTGCCCCTTTAACCAGTCTGGAGGGAATTGGGGTCGGCAATGATGTTGAATACAAGAAGCAGCTGCCGTCGATTGAGCTGATGAACAACCCGTTCGGTAAAGTCTTGAATGGCTTTGGCCAAGTAATCTCAGCGCAGGAACAGGAAACGGTCAGGGAGACGACGGCTTCAAATCAGCTGATGCTTTCCACCGAACCGGCACCCGTGAGCGCAAAGGAGGCGGTGACCGCGAAAATGGAAACCGGCGCAAGAATTATTGACGATATCTTTCCGCTCGGGATGGGGCAGAAAGTCGGGATCTTTGCCGGTTCCGGCGTGGGGAAATCAACTCTGCTCAACAAGCTCTATCAGGGGATGCAGGCTGACGTTAAGATTATTGCGATGGTTGGTGAACGAAGCCGGGAGGTGGTTGATTTTTATCAGGAACAGATGTCTGCTGGTCACTGCGACGATACCATCTTAATTGCTTCGACATCGGAAGATTCTCCGAGTCTGAAAAGGCGCGCCGTGTATGTTTCGCTTGCGTACGCCAGACATTTTTGCGCGCAGGGAAAAAACGTCCTCTTTGTGCTGGATTCCATCACCAGACTTGCTCACGCACTTCGTGAAATAGGGATATCCAGAGGAGAGCTGCCCGTGGCGAGGGGCTATCCGCCCTCTGTTTTTGCTGAATTGCCAAAAATTGTCGAATTATGCGGAAACTTTAAAAATCAGGGCAGTATTACGAGCATTATGTCCGTACTCGTTGATGGTGATGATGAAAATGAGCCAGTGACAGATTTCATGCGCGGGGTCCTTGACGGGCACTTTATCCTTGACCGCAAACTGTCAAACCATGGTTTATACCCATCAATCAATATCTTAAAAAGTCGTTCACGGGTGATGGAGAACCTGTTTTCACCGGATGAGCTGACGTTTGAAAAGAAAGTCAGATCGATCTACAGCGATTATTCAGAGGTGGATGATGTGGTCCGGACCGGGCTTTATCAGGCCGGAACAAATGATGAAATCGATAAAGTCATCGCGATGAAACGGCGATTAGATCGGGAACTCTATTGCTGGAAACATCGGATTGATGAGGAGGTAAAGCACGATGTCCTCAGATATGAATAG